From one Catenuloplanes nepalensis genomic stretch:
- a CDS encoding DUF3455 domain-containing protein has translation MNKTKSRMFKVGGAVAIAGALIGGTLATANAAEQATDTAATGTTEVAAEARGGGPRIPQEIAVPAGNRLIGTMAARGQQVYTCTAGAWVFTEPVATMTGRVNNRPVTAIHFKGPQWESIDDGSLVSATSQASSPVTGSIAQLLLKATPAAGSNGVFGKVTFIHRLATSGGAAPAGACTDGTRLGVAYRAEYRFYAAG, from the coding sequence GTGAACAAGACCAAGTCTCGGATGTTCAAGGTCGGCGGCGCGGTCGCCATCGCCGGCGCGCTGATCGGCGGCACGCTCGCCACCGCCAACGCCGCTGAGCAGGCCACCGACACCGCGGCCACCGGCACCACCGAGGTCGCGGCCGAGGCGCGCGGTGGCGGCCCGCGCATCCCGCAGGAGATCGCGGTCCCGGCCGGCAACCGCCTGATCGGCACCATGGCGGCCCGCGGCCAGCAGGTCTACACCTGCACCGCCGGCGCCTGGGTCTTCACCGAGCCGGTCGCCACGATGACCGGCCGGGTCAACAACCGCCCGGTCACCGCGATCCACTTCAAGGGCCCGCAGTGGGAGTCGATCGACGACGGCTCGCTGGTCAGCGCGACCTCGCAGGCCAGCTCGCCGGTCACCGGCTCGATCGCGCAGCTGCTGCTCAAGGCCACGCCGGCCGCGGGCTCCAACGGCGTCTTCGGCAAGGTCACGTTCATCCACCGGCTCGCCACCAGCGGCGGCGCGGCCCCGGCCGGCGCCTGCACCGACGGCACCCGGCTCGGCGTCGCCTACCGCGCCGAGTACCGCTTCTACGCGGCCGGCTGA